Within Betaproteobacteria bacterium, the genomic segment CGGCCCGTATGCCGACATCATCGCGTACGGCCAGTCGAAGATCGACGCCCGGGTGATGAGCGTCTCGGTCGTGAGCGGCTTCTCCTGGGAGACACGCCGAAGAACGGCATGAGCGTCACCGTCACCACGCGCGGGGACGCCACGCTCGCCGGGGCCCTCGCGAAGGACATCGCGCGCAAGTGCTGGGCCGAACGCAATCGCTATGTGCCGCACCTCACGAATCTCGCCGATGCCACGCAGATGGCGCTCGATTCCAGGCGCGACGCGGCGAAGCCCTTCCTCATTTTTCGCCGACGTGGCCGACAACCCGGGCGGCGGCGGGCGCGGCAACACCACGGTCTGGATCCTGCGGGCGTTTCACCAGGCCGGCGTCAGGGCGCGCTCCTGGGCATCTTCTTCGACCCGGCGCTGGCAGCCAGGCGCACGCGCTCGGCAAGGGCGCGGCTTGCGTGCCCGGTTCAATCGCGGCGAGACCCACCCGCTGTCGGGGACGTTCGAAGCCGACGCGGTGGTCGAAAGGGGTTGCACGACGGCAACGTGGTGGGCCGGCGCGGCATCGCTGCGGGACACGATCGTGCTGGGGAAAATGGCCCTGTTGCGCATGGGCGGCATCCCGCGTCGTGGTCGTGAGCGTGCGCCAGCAGTGCAGGACACGGCGATGTTCGAGGTGTTCGGCCTGGACATCGCGGCCGCCCGCTCGGTGATCGTCAAGTCGCGCGCCACTTCCGCGCCGCCTTCGACCTGCTGTTTTCCGACGAACGCATCGTGGAAGTGGACGTCCCCGGCCTCACCACGCCGGTGCTGTCGCGCGTGCCCTATCGTGACGTGCCGCGCCCGGTCTTTCCCCTGGACACCGACTTCGCCTGGTCCCCTTGAGGGCAAGGGCGCAGGCGGGTCACGCGCCGGGCACCCGCCTGCCGGCCCGCGAGGTCACCGGGCCCGCAGGGCGGCGCGTCCCGCGAATCGCGCCTCGCTGCCGAGCTCGGCCTCGATGCGCAGGCACTCGTTCCACTTCGCCATGCGCTCGGAACGGGCGAACGACCCGACCTTCAGCTGGCCTGCGCCCCAGCCCACCGCGAGGTGTGCGATGGTAACGTCCTCCGTCTCGCCGGACCGCGCCGAAACGACGGTTGCCCACCCTGCCTTCCGGGCGGCCGCGAGGGCGGCCACCGTCTCGGTGATCGTTCCGGCCTGGTTGGGCTTGAGCAATGCCGCGTTGCACTGCCCCTGCGCCGCGGCCTGCGCGATGCGCTCCGCGCTGGTGACGAGGAAATCGTCGCCGATCACCTGGATCGAATCCCCGACGGCGGCGGTGAAGGCTCGCATGCCCTCAGGGTCATCCTCCGCGACGGGATCCTCGACCGAGGCGATCGGGTAGCTCCTCGTCCAGCCGAGCAGCATTTCAGCCATTCGCCGCCATCGAATTCCCGATCCTCCAGACCCAGGCGGTAACGCCCGTTCGAGCCGAACTCGGAGGCCGCGATGTCGAGCGACATCACCACGTCGTCATGGGCCGAAGCCCGCCTTCCCGATCGCCCGGGCGAGCATGTCGAGCGCCTCGTCGTTGGCCCGGAAGTCCGGCCACCACCCGCCCTCGTCGGCCACGCCGCAGCGCCGCCCCGCCGCTTGCATGAGTTCCCCCGCCGCGCGGTACACCTCGGCCACCATGACCATCGCCTCGTCGAAGCTGCGCGCCCCCACCGGCATCACCAGGAAGTCCTGGATGTCGACGCGCCGGCCGGCATGGGCACCGCCGCCGAAGATCTGGACCTCCGGCAGGGGCAGCGTGACCGGCGCTTCGCCAGCGACATGCCGCCACAGCGGCAGCCCGCGAGCGGCCGCGGCCGCGTGCAGGACAGCCATCGACGTGGCGATGACGGCGTTGCCGCCCAGTCGCGATTTCTGCGCGGTGCCGTCAAGCGCAATCAGCGTTTCGTCCACCTCCGCCTGGTTCGCGCCCTCGCGACCCACGAGCGCGGAGGCGATCGGGCCGTTCACGTTCGCCACCGCCCTGCCGACGTCGAACCCGCCCAGAAGCGCACCGCCGTCCCTCAGGTCGATCGCCTCATGGCTTCCGCGGGAGGCTCCCGCCGGCGCGATGCCGCGTCCCCGCGCGCCTCCCGCCAGGAACACCTCGACTTCGACGGTGGGCCTGCCGCGGGAATCCCAGATGCGGCGGCCTTCCACGCGGGCTATGGTCGTGTTCATGGGGCGTGCTCCCGGCTCCATCGGTGACGAATCTCGGCAAGGCTCGTCGAGCCGCCAAGAAGAAGCGACCGCGCGAAGTTGCGCACGCGCGAGCGCGCAGCCTCCTCGGTGAGATATTCCACGGGCGACTTGCCGTCCACTCGGGCGAGCAGCATCGCCGCGAGGAGGCGACAGGCGCGCGACTCCAGATGCACAGCGGCTCCCAATGGACGCCGTCGAGGTAGGTCGCGCAAAACGCGTCGAAGCACGCCAGGTAGGCTGGCGCCGCCTGGGGCCGGACGGCGCACAGGCAGCAGGTGGTTGAGGCAGAACGCGACGTCGAACGCCGGATCGCCGTACCACGCGCACTCGGCATCCAGCAGCACCGGTCCGCGTTGCCCCACCAGGATGTTCTTCGGACTCACGTCCCCGTGGACCAGCGCGAGCCGGGTGCCTGCCGTCGACTCGATGAGCTCGCGCAGGATCGCGCGCGCAGTCGGCGTTCGCGTCGGCCGCCGCGCCGAAATAGGGATCCAGCCGAAGGGCGAGGAAGTTCGCGTCGTTCGCGAAAGCGGCAGCGCACCGTTCGTCGCGCGCGGTCGCGTGGTGGACGCGGACCAGCGCGCCGGCCACCGCAGCAGCCGTTTCCCGCTCGGCACGGCCCGCGAGCAGCTGCGATTTCCAGACGGGATAGTCGGCGGGTTCGAGGTAGGCCATGGCGAAAGTCCAGGCTTCGCTATCCTCCCCAGGATTTGCGGCACGATCCCGGGCACCACGCCTGCGGCGACCTGCATCAGGCGACCTCGGCGCCATTGCGCTCAGCAGCGGCGCGGTCCAAATTGCAGCGACCCGGGCCTCGCCAGCGCGCGCTTGATGCAAAGAGGTGCCGCGCGTGGAGTCGACGCGCACGATGAGCGAGAGACGCCGCCCGCGAGGGAGTGAACTCCGGCACCTCTCCCGCGGCGAGGGCCCCATCCGGGCGAGGGAGGCAGCCAGACTGCAGATTTCGTCGGCGTCGAGAGGCACGGTCGGTTGCCTGCGCGCTAGGGCGGCGGCGCGGGCTCGGCGGGATAGTCCCAACTGCGCGGGTCCTCGAGGGATTCGAGGTGCGTGAGCACCTCGACGTGCGGCATGGCCGTCTCGATTTCCTGCTCGAGGCGGTGAGCGAGGTCGTGGCCGTCGTGCACGGTCATGGAGCCGGGAACGAGGATGTGCACGTCGACGAAGCTTTTCTTGCCCGCCGCGCGCGTGCGCAGGCGGTGGTAGTCCCCGCCGATCGCCTTCACCTGTTCGAGCACGGCCACGATACGGTCGCGCTCGTCGGCGGGAATGGCGCGATCCATCAGGCCGTCGAAGGATCGCCGGATCAGCGACCACCCCGTCCAGAGGATCTGCAGCGCGACGGCGATGGCAATCAGGGGGTCGAGCAGCAGCCACCCGGTGTAGTGCACCACGCCAACGGCCGCGATCACCCCTGCGGTGGTCCACACGTCCGTGAGCAGGTGGTGGGCGTCCGCCTCCAACGTGATCGAGCGGTGCTCGCGGGCACCCTTGAGCAGCAACCAGCCGCACAGGAGGTTGGCTCCGGCCGCGAACACCGAGAGCACGAGGCCCAGGCCCACCTGCTCGAGCGGCTGTGGCGCGATGAGGCGCGGGACGGCGCTCCAGACAATGGCCCCGGCGGCGACGAAAATGAGCGAGCCCTCGATGCCGCTCGAGAAGTACTCCGCCTTCTCGTGGCCGAAATTGTGGTCGTCGTCTTCCCCGGAATGCGCGTAGGACAGCGTCACCAGCGCCACCAGCGCGGCGGCGAGGTTGACGCCGGATTCGAGCGCATCCGAGAGCAAGCCGACGGATCCGGTGAGAAAGTAGGCGCCGGCCTTCAGCGCCATGGTGACGATCGAGGTCGCTACCGATACGAGGATGTAGAAGATGGGGGAGCGGCCGCTCATCGCGCCTTCCTCCCCCGCGTGGGCCTGACGGCATCCCGGCCGATGATCGCCTCGCCCTGCTCGAGCACGAAGCGCTCGAAGGCCTGCGCGATTGCCGGAAGACGCCGGTCTTTCCGCCGCACCACGAACCACTGCCGCATCACCGGAAAACCCTCCACGTCCAGGATGACGAGGCTACGCAGTGCGAGCTCCTGGCGCAATGCGTGCGCCGACAGGAATCCTACCCCGAGGCCCGCGGCGGCGGCCTGCTTGATGGTTTCGTTGCTGGCGATCTCCATTTCGATTCGCGGCACGATCCCGGCCTGCGCGAAGGCCTGGTCCATGGCCAGTCGCGTGGCCGAGCCCGGTTCCCGGGCAAGGAGGGGCTCCGCGGCGATGCGGGCGAGCGGGACGCGGCGCTTGCCGGCCATCGGGTGCGCGGGGGCCGCCGCGATCACGTGCGGATGCGGGGCGAACGGCGTGCAGACGTGGCCCGGCTCCACGGGCGGATCGCTCATGACCGCGAGGTCGATCTCGCGGGCAGCCAGGCGCGCGAGCAGTTCATGGCGATTTTGCACCGTCAGGCGCACGCGGATGCCGGGGCGCTGCTGCCGGAATGCGGCCACGATCCACGGAAAGAAGTGGT encodes:
- a CDS encoding cation transporter, coding for MSGRSPIFYILVSVATSIVTMALKAGAYFLTGSVGLLSDALESGVNLAAALVALVTLSYAHSGEDDDHNFGHEKAEYFSSGIEGSLIFVAAGAIVWSAVPRLIAPQPLEQVGLGLVLSVFAAGANLLCGWLLLKGAREHRSITLEADAHHLLTDVWTTAGVIAAVGVVHYTGWLLLDPLIAIAVALQILWTGWSLIRRSFDGLMDRAIPADERDRIVAVLEQVKAIGGDYHRLRTRAAGKKSFVDVHILVPGSMTVHDGHDLAHRLEQEIETAMPHVEVLTHLESLEDPRSWDYPAEPAPPP
- a CDS encoding phosphotransferase — translated: MPSGKRLLRWPARWSASTTRPRATNGALPLSRTTRTSSPFGWIPISARRPTRTPTARAILRELIESTAGTRLALVHGDVSPKNILVGQRGPVLLDAECAWYGDPAFDVAFCLNHLLPVRRPAPGGASLPGVLRRVLRDLPRRRPLGAAVHLESRACRLLAAMLLARVDGKSPVEYLTEEAARSRVRNFARSLLLGGSTSLAEIRHRWSREHAP
- a CDS encoding M81 family metallopeptidase, with protein sequence MRQLVGPGIPVLATLDLHANVSRRMVANASVLVAYRTNPHVDAAERGAEMRPPHARNPRRREAGCRLRETADDSAFGHPQNTKRPVCRHHRVRPVEDRRPGDERLGRERLLLGDTPKNGMSVTVTTRGDATLAGALAKDIARKCWAERNRYVPHLTNLADATQMALDSRRDAAKPFLIFRRRGRQPGRRRARQHHGLDPAGVSPGRRQGALLGIFFDPALAARRTRSARARLACPVQSRRDPPAVGDVRSRRGGRKGLHDGNVVGRRGIAAGHDRAGENGPVAHGRHPASWS
- a CDS encoding LysR family transcriptional regulator; protein product: MRNATLRQLRVFACAARHLSLTRAAEELHLSPPAVSIQVKQLESHAGAALFERLGRRIRLTPEGEEVLLHAREILDHIRGAEEAIAELDSLARGLLDVAVINAGDHFFPWIVAAFRQQRPGIRVRLTVQNRHELLARLAAREIDLAVMSDPPVEPGHVCTPFAPHPHVIAAAPAHPMAGKRRVPLARIAAEPLLAREPGSATRLAMDQAFAQAGIVPRIEMEIASNETIKQAAAAGLGVGFLSAHALRQELALRSLVILDVEGFPVMRQWFVVRRKDRRLPAIAQAFERFVLEQGEAIIGRDAVRPTRGRKAR